In Canis aureus isolate CA01 chromosome 25, VMU_Caureus_v.1.0, whole genome shotgun sequence, the genomic window aaagaaaaataagaaatatcaaatGTTATTAGAGTAATGGAGAGGATATgaggaaaagggaaccctgtacACTATTAGTGGGAATGAAATTGGTGCAGCCCTTATGGAACACAGTATGAAGgcatcttaaaaaatagaattaccatataatccaataattccacttctggttatacagctgaagaaaacaaaatcactatcatatcttttatatcaaaatatatctGCATTTTCAGGTTCACTgcggcattattcacaatagccaacacATTGAAACAAACTGTCTGCTGATAGGTGACtgaataaagaaattgtggtatatatacataatggaatattatttggtcataaaaaagaagaaaatcctgtcatttgtgacaacatacaTGGACTGTGAAGGTactattaagtgaaataaatcagacagagaaaaacaaatactgtatgatctcatttatatatgggatctaaaaaacaaaaacaaaacaaaataaaaccctgaactcatagatacagagaaaagattggtggttgccagacaTAGGGAATAAGAGTAGAGGAGATAGGTAAAGTtagttaaaaggtacaaacttccaattataagatgCATAAATCATGGGGGTGTAATGTACAgaatggtgactatagttagcaatactgtattacatatttgaaagctgctgagagagtagatcttaaaagctctcactacaagaaaaaaaattggtaactGTGGTGATGGCTgctaactaaacttattgtgctaatcattttgaaatgtatacatatatcaaatcattacactgtacactcaaaagtaaaacatatatgtcagttatatctcaatttaaaaacagtgttacaggggcaccagggtggctcagtcacttaggtGTGtgtcccttcagctcaggtcatgatctcagggtcctgggatcaagccctgcattgggctttctgctcagcagggagtgtgcttctcccgcTCACCCCCTCtgtgcctgctctctctcaaataaataataaaataaaaatctttccaaaagaaatctttccccccaaaaaacataaattaatcaattaatttcttaaaaattttaaaagcaaaaaaaaaaagttttaaaagcattAGAGAGGTGAGAGGTGTTAAAAACCCACTGGAActaacttgaaattttttttcattgatgtaataataaagataattagaaagagggagaaaaaaattaagttctgttaaaataattaacatgACTTTTTGTATGcctaaaatacacacacacacacacacacactctctctctctctctaaataatccatgggtcaaagaaaaaaaaataaacaaaattagaaattatttaaaaactaaataatcaagaaaatgcaaCATGAAAAGGTATAGATCACAGCTAAAACAGTGGCTTAGAGAGAAGGTTAGAGCTTTAagagaatacaaaagaaaaaaatttaaaataatgtttctaatTTAAGAAGATACAAAAGGAgtagcaaattaaaaccaaagcaagcagaagaaaggtcagaaatttttaaatctaaacagtaaaattttaaaaacataaccacaAGCAACAGAAAAATTAACAAACTAAAAATTTGGTTATTTGATAAGATTACTGGCTGACAAACTTCTAACAAAACttaccgggcagcccaggtggctcagcagtttagcaccgtcttcagcccagggcctgatcctagagacctgagatccagtctcatgtcaggctccctgcatggagcctgcttctccctctgcctgtgtctctgcctttctctctctttgtgtttctcatgaataaataaataaaaaacatttttaaaaaaacttaccaagaaacaaaaagagaagacaaGTTATGAATATTAAGAATGAAGAGAGTATATTACtataaagatattaaaaggataatatggGGATATTATATTTGTGTGCCAATAAATTTAACAGtttacataaaatggaaaaattccttgaaaaacacagTTTACCAATTGACAcgagaaaaaacagaaatttttgaatagctcttcctactaaggaaattgaatttgttgggacacctgagtggctcaatggttgagcatcggccttcagctcagggcatgatcccaaagttctgggatcgagttctgcatcagggtccctgcagggagcccgcttgtccctctgcctatgtctctgcctcactctgtgtctctcatgaataaataaataaaatcttaaaaaaaaaagaaattgaatttgttaaTACAAATCTTGTTAAGTAAGCTTCATGTTCAGATGACTTCAATAGCATATTCTATCAAATTTCAAGGAATAAACAACACAGTTCCTtcagtaaatagaaaataaaagtatactcTTCAACTTATTTTAGGCAACCATCATGACTCTGATATCAAAAGCgacaattacaagaaaaaatattagacTCCAACACATGAAAATAGACACCAAGAGCTttgaaagaaaatcagcaaatcaaattcagaaaaaatatgaGACAATTCATCATGCCAAAGTGTGGTTTATCCCAGGAGCAGACCAATGATGTCTAATTTTACCACTTCTATCCAACACTGTAATGAAAATCCTAGACAGGACTGCAAAGGGACATGAGGAAATTTCTTGGGCGATGAAAATCTACCAAATCTTGATTACAGGGTGGTTACAGTTATGATGCACTTTTTAAGATTCACTGAATTATATCCTTAAGAGTTGTGTATTTCATTACTTATAAATTTCACCtcaccaacaaaaataaaatgaaactttaagCAAATACTGAACTCTAATTAGTAGGCTTGCTTTACACGATAGTATGGTTTGTCAGTTATAAAACTACTTCCTGTGTTTTCTCATGTGTGAACAAACATAAATATGTTGAGTATAATGAGAGCATGGTTTCTCATTCTTAGAAAGATATATAGGTTTCCTAACTCTGCCTGCTGAGGGGCTCTAAAGCAGTGACCCACAAGTAGCAACAACCACACCTTGTAATCACATCCTGGTCTCTCAACACTACTCTCCACTAAGGCAGAGAAATAACTGATTCTAGGGTAATTAAAATGCAAGATAAACATGGAACATCTGTGTACCCAAGAGTAAAGAATTTGCTCAAAAAATTATGGGAACGTGTCAAAATGACAAAGGAAGGCTCCCACTGGCAGTTTAACATCAACCCACACCCTCCAGCGATTTATCTTTACCTCATCAGTAGGTGGCTTGTTCCTGTGGCAGGAACTATACCCTCTCTTCTGAGGTCTGACTCTACCATGTGGTTGGGGAAGCTAGCTCTTCCTTCAAGTTTCTAAGGTACTTCCTAGCTAACTCTGCTTCAGCCCAGAAGCAGTAGCTACATTTTGTAGTTGTTATTTCTGTGTAACTTCTGGATAACCTAGAGTTCTTGTTTATCCcctctaattattttttactaGAAAATAAGTCTgtagagcagcccaggtggctcagtggtttagcgctgccttcagcccagggcatgatcctgaagacccaggatcaagacccatgttggactccctacatggagcctgcttctccctctgcctgtgtctctgcctctctctctctctctctctctcatgaataaataaataaaatctttaaaaaataataataataaaaaagaaaagtctgtattaaatttttccttaaaaattactgATATAGTATCTCTCTTCCAACTGGGTCCTGGCTGATACAAGAACACACCACTTCTCTCTTAGTGTTATCAAAAAATGCATACCTAATATAATCATGAGGAAATATCAGACACACCTAAAatgagagacattctacaaatTAAGTGACCTGTACTTTTCAAAATCTGAAGGACAgataagatgaagaaaaatgacaaCTAACTACAATGTGTGACTCCTGCTTGACTTCAGTGGTTggggaatgggaaaaaattataaagcatatTTACTGGGATAATTGATGAAATCTGAATATGGACCATAGATTAGACAATAATATTCTATCAATGTTATAGTTTCTAATTTTGGATAATTACACTGTGATAAGGTGAGAATGTCtttgttcttaggaaatacacactAATGTACTTAACAGTGATGGGCAACTTCCAAATTGTTCAAaataaactgtgtgtgtgtgtgtgtgtgtgtgtgtgtgtgtgtagggggggagACTAATAAAGCAAATGGGACAATTTATAAACAACTGGCAAATCGAGGTGAATACAAGGTGAATACGATACTATTCTTGCATCTAGAAATGATAAGtcatattaaaattgaaaattactaaaaacaaatatatatatatatatttatttatttagtccttgaaatatgttaaatattttaaaaggaaagcatcaatcaaaattcaaaactgaAATCTGGTTTAAGACAGCAAATTAAACACATGTATAACAAgattaagaaactaccaaacagggcagcctgggtggctcagcggtttagcaccgccttcagcccagggcgtgatcctggagatccaggatcgagtccacatcgggcaccctgcatggagcctgcttctccctctgcctgtctctctctctctctctctgtgtgtctctcatgaatagataaataaaatctaaaaaaaaaaaaaaagaaaagaaactaccaAACAAATTTTGAAAGATCCCTCAGCAGATCAAATTGTGATCAGGGAGGATTGATAGTGAAAAGCAAAACCTGTACCACATACAGAAGGAAGCTGTTGAGAGGTTTAAAAAGCCATTCCCAACCAAATTCCCAGCTCAAAGTTAACAAAAAAGCAGATCTTCTCAGATCAGGTCATCAAAGCAACGGATTGAAGGAAGAATTCAGGATACAATAGTCTCATCTAACCCACAGTTTCGCTTTCTACGGTTTCAGTTACTCAAGGTCAACCACATCCTGGaaacagatgatcctccttctgacttATCTGTCAATAGCAGCCTAATGTTAAATAATACctatgtcattcacctcacttcatctcatcatgtgggTATGTTAACATCTCCCACCATCACAAGAAAGGTGAGTACAGTATAGTCAGCTATTTTGACAGAGACCACACTCATATgttgttataattattctattttattagtagttattattattaatctcttgctgtgtctcacaaactttatcataagtatgtatgtataagaaaaaaatatagtatatattaggGTTCAGTACTGTTTGTGGTTTCTAGGGGTCTTGGAATATATCCCTGTTGGACAAGGTTGGGAGGgactctttctctcctctgcttaTACTAAACAAAAGGCATCCTCAGCATTTGATTTTAGGACAAAACTCACAGAACTGCTTTCTAAACAAAGTGAGCAATTTAACCTTGTATatgagggggggggggtgtgggttATGGGTATGATGTCCCTGTTAATGATGTGGCTGGAGAGAGAGCagaaaggtaaaaacaaacaaaaaacccactaaaTTTCAGTTTTTGCCCCTGACACAGGAGGTTTCCACAATGGGCACTGAAGTCTGAGAAGCAGGTAAGTAACCCAAGTTATCTGTAAGTGGATGGAAAGGGAACTGTCTCCCTCCTTCTCACTCCTATCTGACAAGTTATTCATCCTACTCAACTGCTTTGCTGGACCTTTCACCACTTCCAACAtgcacccaccttccctccagcccaaTGCTACTCTAGGCAATGACCAAGGGGCAAGGTTTCTGAAGTTAAAATTTGAATTCACCAACAAATATGTATCAATTGTAGAATGAAAGCTCAAtgtaaaagggtttttttttttttgtctttttttctcatggaTCTCCAAAAATCTGTAAGAGTGTaaattgctcagtaaatatttgttgaatgaattaataaaagcaATTCTGTAGAAATAACTTAAATAACCTAactttaggggcacttgggtggctgcctttggctcaggtctgatcctggggtcctgggatcaattcccgcACGGGGCTCCCAAAAACAAGCCTGtgtctccttttgcctatgtctccgcctctcataaataaataaataaaatctttttaaaaaagtttatttgtaaAGTTAGTGACATGGAGAAATACTTGAtactaaatgttttttaaaaacaaacagtaagggatccctgggtggctcagcagtttagcgcctgcctttggcccacgcgtgatcctggagtctcgggatcgagtcctgtgtcgggctcccggcatggagcctgcttctccctcctcctgtgtctacctttctctctctctctctctgtgtctatcatgaataaataaataaaccttaaaaaaaaaaagaaacaggtaacatattcctttttttttttaaatttattatagtcacagagagagagagaggcagagacataggcagagggagaagcaggctccatgcaccgggagcgcgacatgggattcgatcccgggtctccaggatcacgccctgggccaaaggcaggcgccaaactgctgcgccacccagggatccccaggtaacATATTCCAAAGAGAAATACACAACCTCTTGGTGGGTTTATGTACTTTTGTTTTGTCCTCTGTATTTTCTGATtacaaattacttttattatcaGAAAGAAACTCACCttgtaattttcttatatttttcttgagAACACATCCAAACCCAACCCAGACATGATAACCACTTTGGCTGCATTCAATGTACCTATTAATAAACAAATGCAGGAGCCTCTAAAGTGAACATAGGTATCGCTTGAGAGCTTGGACTCTGAAGACTaactatatgcatatataacacCTAAAATAAGAAACCTGAATACTGACACCTTAAGAGCTGTGGGACCCTGAGTAAGTTACTTAGCCTCCATGAGCTCTAAAACTCAAGTGGGAAGGGCAGCCCcactggctcagcggtttagcgctgccttcggccctcggagggcatgatcctggagacctgggatcgagtcccacgtcgggctccctgcatggagcctgcttctccctctgcctctccttctgtgtgtctcaggaataaataaatatcttttttaaaaaatcaattaaataaagcacttaaaacagggcacctgggggggctcagtctaGAGCACGTCGGGTGGTGATttcccagtcctgggattgagcccccattgggctcccccggcagggggcctgcttctctcagtctatgtctccacctctctctcatgaataaaatctttaaaaataaataaatacagcactTAAAGCATGCCGGCACCACAGAACTACGTGCGTATTGGCTTCTATTATTACTGGATTCCAAATATTGTACTAGCTCTGATGAGAACCATGAATCAAAATCCAGTCCCCACCcgcaaagggggggggggggacatgcAAAAGCCACGTATGAGTAAAAAGCATTAGAAAATCGGGCTAGAACCAGGTAGAGGCAACTGTCGGGCGTTTAGAGGAAAGAGATCTTCATTCCGAAGAGTTAATCCAGACGCTCCCAGGAGCAAAAGCATTTGAACCGAGTTCTAGGAAGGCGCAGACTCCAACAAGCGACGAGTGAGCCAGACCTCAGCTGGAAAAGCAGAGGAGCTTGGCCAAGGCACAAAGGCTAAAACGGAATTGCTCTTTCCTCCAGGACACCAGAAACGCCGACCGGAGGGAGCGAACGGAATTGGGTTCCGGAGCCTTCGTCACGCAAAACGCCTCGAGGCCTCCGGTGAACAGACCTGGCTGCCGTGTTTCACGCAAAATGACCGGGATGGCGAGGTCTCGGAGAACGGTATCCGTAACGACGGACTCCAAGTCCCAAACCGTAGAAAGGAAATCAAGAACAAAGGTGTCGTGTCGTCCAGAAAGGCACGACTCCCGCCCGGGGCCCAGTCGCTGTCCACTGTCCTCTCCGTGCCGAACCTGGAGACAACGCGACTCGGGGCCCGCAGACGGCGAAACAGCGCCTCCCGCAGGCGGCAAACGGCAAACGGCCAACGGCCTGGGGAAGTACCGGGAGGGGGAAGAGCGCTGCGGTAAGAACTACAGCTCCCACCGAGGCGCGGCCCACGGCCCCCTTTCCCGATTTCCGCTTCCGCCGCCCGCCTCCGCGTACCCCCTTCAGGGGGACCTCCCGGGGAGCCGACCTGGCGCGTGACCCCGCGCGTGACCGCGCGTGACTCCGAGAGCCAGGCGTCCGGAGGCGGGACTCTGAGACCCCATTGGTAGAAAGGCGCCCCGAAAAGGGGGACTTCGACTCGAAAATGTCGATAGTGATTGGAGTTGATGGAACGGGGGCGGGGCTAAACGCCCAGGCTCCTGGCCAATCAGCGTCTGGGATGGGCCGGGAGACCGGGAAGGGGAAAGGGGCGAAATGGCTCTGCGGTCACATGCCGCGGGGTCTAGTGGGAGGAGCAGTTGCCCGGAGGACGCCCGGCGCTTCCTGTTTCCGGTTCCCCGAGTGGAGCACCGCGAGGCGCCCTGGGGAACGCTGGCCTTTAACACGAGTCCCGGGTCCGGGGTCTGCGGCTGGCCCCTCGCTGG contains:
- the LOC144297272 gene encoding uncharacterized protein LOC144297272 translates to MTGMARSRRTVSVTTDSKSQTVERKSRTKVSCRPERHDSRPGPSRCPLSSPCRTWRQRDSGPADGETAPPAGGKRQTANGLGKYREGEERCGKNYSSHRGAAHGPLSRFPLPPPASAYPLQGDLPGSRPGA